In one Echinicola marina genomic region, the following are encoded:
- the proS gene encoding proline--tRNA ligase, which yields MSKGLPKRSEDYSLWYNELVKRADLAENSAVRGCMVIKPYGYSIWEKMQQQLDQMFKDTGHSNAYFPLFIPKSYLSKEASHVEGFAKECAVVTHYRLKNSEDNKSVVVDPEAKLEEELIVRPTSETVIWSTYKNWIQSYRDLPLKVNQWANVVRWEMRTRLFLRTAEFLWQEGHTAHSSREEAIEETEQMMNVYAQFAEEYMGVPVVKGLKTENERFAGAEETYCIEAMMQDGKALQAGTSHFLGQNFAKAFDVKFATKEGGLEYVWGTSWGVSTRLMGALIMAHSDDKGLVLPPKLAPIQVVIIPIFRSEEELLAIEEKAHEIMNKLKPLGISVKFDHRDTHKPGWKFAEYELKGVPVRIAMGPRDLANNTIEVARRDTLTKEMVNLGEVEIEKLLVDLLDEIQANIYQKALDFRNEKTTEVDTWEEFQSVLEEKGGFVSAHWDGTSETEEKIKELTKATIRCIPLDQIAEAGECVLTGKPSKGRVLFAKAY from the coding sequence ATGAGCAAAGGTCTGCCAAAAAGAAGTGAGGATTACTCCCTGTGGTACAATGAACTAGTGAAAAGAGCTGATTTGGCGGAGAATTCCGCTGTGAGAGGGTGTATGGTCATTAAGCCCTATGGTTATTCGATCTGGGAAAAGATGCAACAGCAACTGGACCAGATGTTTAAGGATACAGGACATAGTAATGCTTATTTTCCGCTTTTTATCCCTAAGTCGTATTTGTCCAAAGAGGCAAGTCATGTGGAAGGTTTTGCCAAAGAATGTGCTGTGGTTACTCATTACAGACTAAAGAATTCGGAGGACAATAAAAGTGTAGTGGTAGATCCTGAGGCCAAGTTGGAGGAAGAGCTAATAGTCCGTCCTACTTCTGAGACGGTGATTTGGAGTACTTATAAGAATTGGATACAGTCTTATAGGGATTTACCTTTGAAGGTGAACCAATGGGCCAATGTGGTGAGATGGGAGATGAGAACCAGATTGTTTCTCAGAACAGCGGAATTTTTATGGCAAGAAGGACACACTGCGCATTCTTCACGTGAAGAAGCCATAGAAGAAACTGAGCAAATGATGAATGTATATGCCCAGTTTGCGGAGGAATATATGGGGGTGCCTGTCGTGAAAGGGCTAAAAACAGAAAATGAACGTTTTGCAGGCGCGGAGGAGACTTACTGTATAGAGGCGATGATGCAGGATGGCAAGGCCCTGCAAGCTGGAACCTCTCATTTTCTTGGGCAGAATTTTGCCAAAGCTTTTGATGTGAAATTTGCAACTAAGGAGGGGGGACTAGAATATGTTTGGGGGACTTCTTGGGGGGTGAGTACCCGCCTAATGGGGGCTTTGATCATGGCTCATTCAGATGATAAAGGACTGGTTTTGCCTCCTAAATTGGCACCCATTCAGGTAGTGATCATTCCTATATTTAGGAGTGAGGAGGAATTGCTGGCTATCGAAGAAAAGGCACATGAAATCATGAATAAATTGAAGCCATTGGGAATATCGGTGAAGTTTGATCATAGAGATACCCACAAGCCAGGCTGGAAATTTGCAGAGTATGAATTGAAAGGTGTGCCGGTAAGAATAGCAATGGGGCCAAGGGATTTGGCTAATAACACCATTGAAGTGGCAAGGAGAGATACCTTGACCAAAGAAATGGTCAATCTGGGGGAAGTAGAGATAGAAAAGCTTTTGGTAGATTTATTAGATGAAATCCAAGCTAATATTTATCAAAAGGCCTTAGATTTCCGTAATGAGAAAACCACTGAAGTGGATACTTGGGAGGAATTCCAATCTGTTTTGGAAGAGAAAGGAGGTTTTGTTTCTGCGCATTGGGATGGTACTTCTGAGACGGAAGAAAAGATCAAGGAATTGACAAAGGCTACAATTAGATGTATTCCATTGGATCAAATAGCAGAAGCAGGTGAGTGCGTGTTGACGGGCAAGCCATCAAAAGGAAGGGTTTTATTTGCCAAGGCCTACTAA